GTCGAGAGGTGGTCGTGGCCGAGGAGTTCGCTCGGTGGCGTGCGCTGGGTCGGCTGGACGGTCGCGCCGTCGGCGCCGAGGACGAGTTTGTGTCTGCGAGTGTCGTGGTCGCGCCCGCGGAGCTTTCCGACACGCAGGAACGTGTGGCGCTGGTTCGCGCGCTCGACCGACGACAGCTCGATCACCCCGTGCGTCGCGTACCGCAACAGGTCGCTGGCGACGCCGTCACCGGTCCCGCCGTCCTCGGCAGTCAACAGCGACGTGGCGTCGAAAGTGTCGGAAAACAGACGAATCAGGTCGTACGTCGAGCGCCAGAACGAGACCTCGTCGGCGGCGATCGGTCGCAACCCCGAGAGGCTGTCGAGCAGGATGCGGTCTTTCGGGCCGTACTCCGAGAGGTAGTGGACGACGTTCTCCCGAGTAAAGGGGAGGTCGAACCACTCGGCGACCGCGCGGTCGCCGCCCTCCAGCGTGCGGACGACCAGGTCGTCGTCCCGTTCCATCGTGTCTCCGGGCTCGCAGTGGACGGTGATGACGGTCAGGCCCTCGTGGCCCAGGTCGAACGGGTACGGCTCGAAGGTGTCTTCGAGTTCATCGACGGTCTGTTCGGTACTGACGAACAGACAGTCCTCGCCCGCGTCGAGTCCGGCCTCGAGGAACTGCATGCCCAGCGTCGTCTTGCCGGTCCCTGGCGGTCCGGAGACCAGTAGGCTTCGCTTGTCCGGCACGCCGCCACCGAGCAGTTCGTCCAGCCGTTCGCACCCGGTCGAGAGGCCCATCGTTTCTCAATGGGGTTCGTTCGGTAAATCAATTTGGCAGACTACTGTGGTATCTCGGCTGTTCGCGGTGTGGTCGTAGTCGCGGTCGCTGCCGACCGTCGGCGGGGACGAACGAGCCGCGGCGGTGAGGGCGGCTCCCACCCGAAAGAAACGCTTTACTGTCGGCCGGGGCGACGACTCGGTATGGACACGGCCGAGCGATTCGAACTCGCGACCCGCAACACGGCGGAGGTCGTCGAGGAATCGGAGCTGGAGGAGCTGTTCGACGACGGGGAGCCGTCGGTGTACATCGGCTACGCCCCGACCGGCGAGATGCACATCGGCCACTTCACGACGATGCGCAAGCTCGCCGACTTCCTCGGCGCCGGGATGGACGTGACCGTCCTGATCGCCGACCTCCACGCCCACCTCGACGACAACAAGAGCCCTTTCGACCTGCTGGAGGCCCGCTCGGCCTACTACGAGGCGACCATCGAGGCGATGATCGACGCCGCCGGCGCCGACGCCGACCAGATATCGTTCGCCCGCGGCAGCGACTTCGAACTCGGCGAGGACTACACGCTCGAACTCCTGCGGATGGCCGCCGAGACGACCATCTCCCGCGCTCAACGGGCCGGCAGCGAAGTCGTCCGCGAGTCCGACTCACCCAAACTGGGCGGGCTGCTCTACCCGCTCATGCAGACCCTCGACGTGGACGCGCTGGACGCCGACGTGGCCTACGGCGGCATCGACCAGCGGGGCATCTACATGCTCTCGCGAGAGATCCTCCCCGACCACGGCGGCGACGCGCCCGTCTGCATGTTCGCCCCCCTGCTGTCGGGCCTCTCGGGCGGGAAGATGTCGGCCTCCGACGAGTCCTCGAAGGTCAACCTCAACGACTCCCACGACGAGGTCGTCGAGAAGATCGAACAGGCGTACTGTCCCGCCGGCGAGCGCGAGGACAACGGCGTCCTGGAGTACATGGAGTACCTCGTCTTCCCTATCCTCGACGAGCGCGACGAGGAGTTCGTCGTCGAGCGCCCCGAGGAGTACGGCGGCGACCTGACCTACGAGGACTACGGCTCGCTGGAGGCGGACTTCCTCTCGGGCGAACTCCATCCGGCCGATCTCAAGCCCTCGGCGGGTGCGGCCATCTCCGAGGTCGTCGCCCCCATCCGCGAGCGACTGAACGACCGGCCCGAACTGCTCGCCGAGGCCTACCCCGAGAAGTACGACTGAGCAGTGACCGACGACGAATCGCCGGGAGACGGACCGTCTACGGGGTCGGTCCGCGCCACCTACGACCGCATCGCCGCCCACTTCTCGAAGACCCGCGAGTACGCCTGGCCCGAGATCGAGACCTTTCTCGACGACCGGTCCGGTGCGGTCGGGCTGGACGTGGGTTGCGGTAACGGCCGGCATACGGAGTTGCTCGCCGAGCGGTGTGAGCGAGCGTTGGGCGTGGATCTGAGCCGGGAGATGCTCGCGACGGCGCGTGAGCGGTCGGCCGAACGCGGCTTCGACTACGGACTGGCACAGGCTGATGCGAGTTCGCTGCCGGTTCGGAACGATCGCGTGGACATCGCCGTGTTCGTCGCGACGCTGCCCCATCTGCCGACGCGAGAATCGCGCGTCGTGGCGCTCGACGAACTGGCGCGAGTGCTGTCCCGCGAGGGGCGTGCGCTCGTCAGCGCCTGGTCGACCGAACACGACCGCTTCGACGCCGACGAGGGGTTCGATACTTCGGTGGAGTGGACGCTGCCCGGTGGGGAGGGCGTCGAGCGGTTCTACCACATCTACGACCCCGACGAGTTTCGGCGCGATATCGAGGCGAGTGGGCTGGAACTGGTCGACTTCGAGGTCTCTAGCGGGAACTGTTACGGTACGGTCCGACCCGAGTGAGTCGCGACGACCCAGTGTCGGAACCTCCGGCAGGCGCCCGACGGGGTGGCCGACCACGACGCCACGGTCGCCCACCGCCACGATCGGTCCGGGTCGAAAGGAAACACCCTTACTTCGGGGTGTAGAACGAACGGATGCGCGACGGTGGTGAGCGAACGCGGTTCGTTCGCGACCCCCGAAGCGAGAGACGCGACGCGCGCCGGTGGTCTAGTGGTAGGACCTGAGCCTTCCAAGCTCATGGCCCGGGTTCAAATCCCGGCCGGCGCAGTGAGCGACCGACGAGAGCGAACGAGCAGGCCAAGGATTTGAACCCTGGGAGTCACAGCCCGCGCAGGGCCGGAGGCCCGAGCAGGAATGTCTCCATCCGGTTCAAATCCCGGCGGGCGCACTTTTTCCTCACTTCGGTCGTGCGCCGCCCGATGTCCGCGAACGCGGGGCGTTCGCTCACTCCCGGCCGGCGCACTCTTTCCTCACTTCGGTCGTGCGCCGCCCGATGTTCGCGAACGCGGGGCGTTCGCTCACTCCCGGCCGGCGCACTCTTTCCTCACTTCGGTCGTGCGCCGCCCGATGTTCGCGAACGCGGGGCGTTCGCTCACTCCCGGCCGGCGCATCCCAATCCGCTCGAAGCCGCCTCAGGGGCGGTGCTTCCGGTCGGTACCAAGCGGAGACGAGCCGAATCGTGCGGCTCCCACACAACGCCTCGGCACCGGGTTTCGCAGCACTGTTCGGGAACGCTCACGAGCGCCTCGTGGAGCGTTCGGTCGAGACGAGTGGGTCGGTCGGACGCCACTCGTGGGTAACGCGCTGTTACCGGTGGTAAGCGGAGCCAATCGACGACCGGCCGGGCCCGTTCGGTGTGAGGAACCGGCGTGGCCGGTATTCGGTGATGCAAAGTTCGGACTGGCCGCGACCGGACGGGGTTGCTCGAGCTTACGTTTCGCGGCGAGTCCGTGGGCGGAGGATAACAAAGTGTATCTCGGCCTTGTCCTCAGTCGCATGACTTACGATAGATACACGAAAGCGATAGTCGGAGCCGTCGCGCTGACACTCGTCGTGAGCGCGCTCGCGGCGAGCGGAGCGGCGTCGTTCTCGGCACAGGAAGAGACGACCACACAGACCCAGGAGACGTCGTACCTGCGGATCGGGCACTTCTCGCCCGACGCGCCCGCGGTCGACGTGGCGATAGACAACGAGACTGTCGTCGAAGGCGCGGAGTTCGGTGACGTGACCGGATACCTGGCGCTGGACGGCGGCAACTACACCGCGACCATCACGGCCGCGAACCAGTCGAGTAGCGTCCTGTTCGAAGGCAACCTGACGCTCGAACCGCGGACGGTCGGGACGCTCGCCGCCAGCGGCGAGTTCACGACCGGGTCCGAAACCGAGTTCGAGCCGGTCCTCTTCGAGGACAACGCCTGGGAACCGGACAACGATACCGCTGCGGTGAGCATCGTCCACCTCTCGCCGGACGCGCCCTCGGTCGACGTCGTCGTAACCGAAGGCCCGACCGAGAACGAGACGGAGACCGAAACGGCGACCGAGACGGAGACGGAGACCGAAACGGCGACCGAGAACGAGACGGAGACCGAAACGGCGACCGAGACGGAGACGGCCACCGACTTCGCTACGGCGACCGAGACGGAGACGGCCACCGACTTCGCTACGGCGACCGAGACGGAGACGGCCACCGACTTCGCCACGGCGACCGGGACGGCAACGTCGACGCCCTTCGGTGCGACCGAGACCGCAACCGAAGCGGGCGGGGCCGGAACGGCCACCGACACCGTCGGCATCGACAACCTAATGCCTGCACAACAGGAGAGCGACGAGACCTACCTCGCGCGGAACCTCTCGTTCCGCAACGCTACTGACTACGTGAACGTCCCGGCCGGTGACTACACGGTCGAACTCCGTAACAACGAGACCGGTGAGGTGCTCGCTACCGTCAACCTGCCAGGTCTCGAGGGTGGTACCGCCTATTCGGTGTTTGCAGCTGGCTACGCCAATCCCGACGAGGCGCCTGCCGGCTCCTCGTTCGTCACGATTCCGGCTGAAGATGCGACTCTAACCGTCTCCCTGCCCGAGGTGGCGACCGACATGGCCACCGACACCGAGACGGCCACCGACACCGAGACGGCCACCGACACCGAGACGGCCACCGACACCGAGACGGCCACCGACACCGAGACGGAAACCGACACCGAGACGGCGACCGATACCGAGACGGAAACCGACACCGAGACGGCGACCGATACCGAGACGGAAACCGACACCGAGACGGCGACCGATACCGAAACGGAAACCGACACGGAAACCGATACCGAGACGGCTACCGACACAGGCGTCGGAACGCCGACGGAGACGGCGACCGAGGCCGGCGCGTAGACTCACGAACGAGACTTTTTTTGAGCGGTGTCGAGCGATGTGAAGAGATTCAAGATAGCAGCGTGCGAACGCTCGAGCGTGAGCGACGACACGCGAACGAACGGCGACGACGACCGGACGGTTAGCGACGCCGCTCGCGGCGACCAGTCAGGGCCGGAGAAGGCCGTCGACGAGTCGAACCCGCGCTACGGTCGGGTGACTCGACACCCGACTGCGGGGCCGTACAACTCCATCTTCCACTGGACCGACGCCCGCCACCCGCTGCGGGTGATGGTCAACTACGTCGTCGTCCTGGCCTGT
This DNA window, taken from Halosimplex litoreum, encodes the following:
- a CDS encoding RAD55 family ATPase, which translates into the protein MGLSTGCERLDELLGGGVPDKRSLLVSGPPGTGKTTLGMQFLEAGLDAGEDCLFVSTEQTVDELEDTFEPYPFDLGHEGLTVITVHCEPGDTMERDDDLVVRTLEGGDRAVAEWFDLPFTRENVVHYLSEYGPKDRILLDSLSGLRPIAADEVSFWRSTYDLIRLFSDTFDATSLLTAEDGGTGDGVASDLLRYATHGVIELSSVERANQRHTFLRVGKLRGRDHDTRRHKLVLGADGATVQPTQRTPPSELLGHDHLSTGIDALDGLLGGGLVRGGFTLLSHDGTTGYYAINARMLASAIEAGMAAAVALPAEVSLSRLDRYWSDTDWTVEGLLDDDRLFVLELAESNGDDHRNVLTYDEEERDWRRLSECCYERSGDRPLFAFVDTEPLLEQVSRQRVRDVRYHAAAHHTDEDDIVVYTINPAVQDTSLVEFLVDTSRQTIRIERGDDGIEWLTLRKSPTGSPGTSTVVAYDETPPYVDLV
- a CDS encoding tyrosine--tRNA ligase yields the protein MDTAERFELATRNTAEVVEESELEELFDDGEPSVYIGYAPTGEMHIGHFTTMRKLADFLGAGMDVTVLIADLHAHLDDNKSPFDLLEARSAYYEATIEAMIDAAGADADQISFARGSDFELGEDYTLELLRMAAETTISRAQRAGSEVVRESDSPKLGGLLYPLMQTLDVDALDADVAYGGIDQRGIYMLSREILPDHGGDAPVCMFAPLLSGLSGGKMSASDESSKVNLNDSHDEVVEKIEQAYCPAGEREDNGVLEYMEYLVFPILDERDEEFVVERPEEYGGDLTYEDYGSLEADFLSGELHPADLKPSAGAAISEVVAPIRERLNDRPELLAEAYPEKYD
- a CDS encoding class I SAM-dependent methyltransferase, which encodes MTDDESPGDGPSTGSVRATYDRIAAHFSKTREYAWPEIETFLDDRSGAVGLDVGCGNGRHTELLAERCERALGVDLSREMLATARERSAERGFDYGLAQADASSLPVRNDRVDIAVFVATLPHLPTRESRVVALDELARVLSREGRALVSAWSTEHDRFDADEGFDTSVEWTLPGGEGVERFYHIYDPDEFRRDIEASGLELVDFEVSSGNCYGTVRPE
- a CDS encoding DUF4397 domain-containing protein; this encodes MGNALLPVVSGANRRPAGPVRCEEPAWPVFGDAKFGLAATGRGCSSLRFAASPWAEDNKVYLGLVLSRMTYDRYTKAIVGAVALTLVVSALAASGAASFSAQEETTTQTQETSYLRIGHFSPDAPAVDVAIDNETVVEGAEFGDVTGYLALDGGNYTATITAANQSSSVLFEGNLTLEPRTVGTLAASGEFTTGSETEFEPVLFEDNAWEPDNDTAAVSIVHLSPDAPSVDVVVTEGPTENETETETATETETETETATENETETETATETETATDFATATETETATDFATATETETATDFATATGTATSTPFGATETATEAGGAGTATDTVGIDNLMPAQQESDETYLARNLSFRNATDYVNVPAGDYTVELRNNETGEVLATVNLPGLEGGTAYSVFAAGYANPDEAPAGSSFVTIPAEDATLTVSLPEVATDMATDTETATDTETATDTETATDTETATDTETETDTETATDTETETDTETATDTETETDTETATDTETETDTETDTETATDTGVGTPTETATEAGA